In one Trichlorobacter lovleyi SZ genomic region, the following are encoded:
- a CDS encoding ExeA family protein — MYKEYFGLREKPFGKTPDPRFLFLSKGHEEALARLEYAVEEREIALLTGDVGCGKTTLSRALMDRCGTGYRFVLIFNPRMGALEFLRTMAHGLEIEQPARSKDDLLRQITGRLYDLYRDNLCPVLVIDEAQTITELEVFDEIRLLTNYQMDDHNLISVLIMGQPELRSLLRYQPMEPLRQRISLHFHLQPLSLEETMEYLDFRIVASGGVPGLFTPDAVQAIYELSAGVPRRINAVATNALLVAYGSDAAVIDASIIQEVRDEVTL; from the coding sequence ATGTACAAGGAGTATTTCGGCCTGAGGGAAAAGCCGTTTGGCAAGACGCCTGACCCGCGTTTTCTGTTCCTGTCCAAAGGACATGAAGAGGCATTGGCCAGGCTGGAATATGCAGTCGAAGAACGGGAGATTGCCCTTTTGACCGGTGATGTCGGCTGCGGCAAGACCACCCTGTCCAGGGCGCTGATGGATCGTTGCGGCACAGGTTACCGCTTTGTCCTGATCTTTAATCCCCGCATGGGGGCACTTGAATTTTTGCGCACCATGGCCCATGGACTTGAGATTGAACAACCTGCCCGTAGCAAGGATGATCTGTTGCGCCAGATTACCGGCAGGCTGTATGATCTGTACCGGGACAACCTCTGCCCGGTGCTGGTGATTGACGAGGCCCAGACCATAACCGAGCTGGAAGTCTTTGACGAGATCCGCCTGTTGACCAACTACCAGATGGATGATCATAACCTGATCAGTGTCCTGATCATGGGGCAACCCGAACTGCGCAGCCTGCTCAGATATCAACCGATGGAACCGCTCAGACAGCGTATCTCCCTGCATTTTCATCTGCAGCCGCTTTCCCTTGAGGAAACCATGGAATACCTGGATTTCAGAATAGTGGCAAGTGGTGGCGTTCCGGGGCTTTTTACGCCGGATGCCGTACAGGCAATCTACGAGTTGTCAGCCGGGGTTCCGCGCAGGATCAATGCTGTGGCCACCAATGCGTTGCTGGTGGCGTACGGCAGTGATGCTGCTGTGATAGATGCTTCAATTATTCAGGAAGTTCGTGATGAGGTAACGCTCTGA
- a CDS encoding chemotaxis protein CheA: MSSSSPPSSDAARDFLAEAEEIVEELGTQLADLADMAEKGAWEPDLLNAIFRGAHSLKGLAGMFGFGMIAETAHHAENLLDWLRMGKISLTPAVLELLFSSAELLTTLLRACVDGTLDQHQAAASAHASAIAACLNPAEPVTAAPLLEQLGLSDSLMGALTEYEEHRLKENCSKGRHIYVVHASFELTTFDQGLAELTDILKGCGEVISTLPSVGERIETHIDFDLLTGTDRNEQELSALLKHLDVSILLAGAPKGDAKAAALPDRADFQPVAVTASASETADTPVVLPASELPGASPDEAFSAKSMSRTVRVDIGKLDELMNIVGELVLAHSSISSIANRMRTEGFSRMAIDLGKAAKGLERRLTDLQKGVMDIRMIPVGQLYEKMSRIVRKISREQGKKIELKLYGAETELDKLIVEDIADPLMHIIRNAIDHGIESPERRLAAGKDERGTVRLSSFQKGNHVVIEVEDDGAGIDLEKVKQKALSKGLVQDINGMSDREALDLIFMPGFSTADTITDISGRGVGMDVVRNNIAAVSGMVDIETRLGQGSRFTIILPITLAIIKALIIFCAGRTYAIPITSVVESLILEPADIKTVEGKEVINLREQTLPLLRLERLFRVERVGINPGEQYVVVVGSAEKRLGIVVDDLLGQQDIVIKPLGPAFRTLRGISGAADLGDQRTILVLDAGGIIAETMRGSGA; the protein is encoded by the coding sequence ATGAGTTCGTCCTCCCCCCCATCATCTGACGCAGCACGTGATTTTCTGGCGGAAGCCGAGGAAATTGTCGAAGAGCTCGGGACGCAACTGGCCGACCTGGCTGATATGGCTGAGAAGGGGGCCTGGGAGCCTGATCTGCTGAACGCCATTTTTCGTGGTGCCCACTCTCTGAAGGGACTGGCAGGCATGTTCGGCTTTGGCATGATAGCAGAGACCGCCCATCATGCCGAGAACCTGCTTGACTGGTTACGGATGGGGAAGATTTCACTTACCCCTGCGGTGCTGGAACTGCTGTTTTCATCTGCTGAACTGCTTACGACACTGCTGCGCGCCTGTGTTGATGGTACCCTTGACCAGCATCAGGCTGCCGCGTCCGCCCATGCATCTGCCATTGCAGCCTGCCTTAACCCTGCTGAACCGGTCACTGCCGCTCCCTTGCTTGAGCAACTTGGCCTTTCAGACTCATTGATGGGGGCGCTGACCGAGTACGAAGAACACCGCCTGAAAGAAAACTGCAGCAAGGGGCGCCATATTTATGTGGTGCATGCCTCCTTTGAGCTGACGACCTTTGATCAGGGGCTGGCTGAGCTGACCGATATCCTGAAGGGATGTGGTGAGGTCATCAGTACCCTGCCAAGTGTTGGCGAGCGGATCGAAACCCATATCGATTTTGATCTGTTGACAGGAACGGACCGTAATGAACAGGAACTTTCAGCGCTTCTGAAGCATCTTGACGTATCCATCCTGCTGGCGGGAGCTCCCAAGGGAGATGCAAAGGCGGCAGCGTTACCGGACCGGGCTGATTTTCAGCCGGTTGCTGTCACTGCCTCCGCATCGGAAACAGCAGATACTCCCGTGGTACTGCCTGCTTCGGAACTGCCCGGCGCCAGCCCGGATGAGGCCTTTTCAGCCAAGAGCATGAGCCGTACCGTACGGGTAGATATCGGTAAGCTGGATGAACTGATGAATATTGTAGGGGAACTGGTCCTGGCCCACTCCTCCATTTCATCCATTGCCAACCGGATGCGGACCGAAGGGTTTTCCCGGATGGCCATTGATCTGGGCAAGGCCGCCAAGGGCCTTGAACGGCGCCTGACCGACCTGCAAAAAGGGGTCATGGATATCCGCATGATTCCGGTGGGACAGCTGTATGAAAAGATGTCCCGGATTGTGCGCAAGATCTCCCGTGAGCAGGGCAAGAAGATCGAGCTGAAGCTGTACGGCGCCGAGACGGAGCTTGACAAGCTGATTGTGGAGGATATTGCCGACCCGTTGATGCATATCATCCGGAATGCCATTGACCATGGTATCGAGTCGCCGGAACGGCGTCTGGCTGCCGGCAAGGATGAGCGGGGTACGGTCCGTCTTTCCTCTTTTCAGAAGGGCAACCATGTTGTGATTGAAGTGGAGGACGATGGCGCCGGCATTGACCTTGAAAAGGTCAAGCAAAAGGCCCTGTCCAAGGGGTTGGTGCAGGATATTAACGGCATGTCAGACCGCGAGGCACTTGACCTGATCTTTATGCCCGGTTTTTCTACGGCAGACACGATCACCGACATCTCCGGCCGCGGTGTCGGCATGGATGTGGTGCGCAACAATATTGCCGCTGTATCCGGCATGGTTGATATTGAAACCAGGTTGGGGCAGGGGTCCCGTTTTACGATCATACTGCCGATCACCCTGGCCATCATCAAGGCCCTGATTATCTTCTGCGCCGGACGCACCTACGCAATACCGATCACCTCGGTGGTTGAATCTCTGATCCTGGAACCTGCTGATATCAAGACCGTTGAAGGCAAGGAAGTGATCAATCTGCGCGAGCAGACCCTGCCGCTGCTGCGGCTGGAACGGCTCTTCAGGGTTGAACGGGTCGGGATTAACCCCGGAGAACAGTATGTCGTGGTGGTCGGATCAGCGGAGAAACGTCTGGGAATTGTGGTGGATGATCTTTTGGGGCAGCAGGATATTGTTATCAAGCCTCTGGGACCGGCATTCAGAACATTGCGTGGCATCTCGGGTGCAGCGGACCTTGGGGACCAACGCACCATCCTGGTGCTGGACGCTGGCGGCATCATTGCTGAAACCATGCGCGGCAGCGGGGCCTAG